The Sulfurimonas hydrogeniphila genome includes a window with the following:
- a CDS encoding M18 family aminopeptidase, translating into MNKQDFNEGLLGFLDASPTPFHATQNMAMMFENAGFIKLDETDKWELKAGQKYYVTRNGSSIIAFTYPKTEKNYVMVGAHTDSPNLKLKPNPVIKEHGVVKFGVEPYGGLLLNPWFDRDLSLAGRVSYLDANKTLQSILINVQKPIAVIPSLAIHLDDKANKERTVNKQTDICPVLSTNEDFDFDEFIKWQLANNGIGDVEEIYASELSFYDTQKAEFVGLRNDFIASARLDNLLSCYTGMVSICSVNTDKPMLFIASDHEEVGSESTSGAGGSFLENTLHRMFDDYEEYMQMTRSSLMISADNAHAIHPNYPAKHDSNHAPHINKGVVIKVNANQRYASNDKTIAKFKYNASLLHVRLQNFVTRSDMGCGSTIGPITASRLGIDTIDVGLPTWAMHSIRELAGSDDAHDLYKILTGLSA; encoded by the coding sequence ATGAATAAACAAGATTTCAACGAAGGACTTTTAGGCTTTTTGGATGCTTCGCCTACGCCTTTTCATGCGACGCAAAATATGGCAATGATGTTTGAAAATGCAGGATTTATCAAGCTTGATGAAACAGATAAATGGGAACTTAAAGCAGGACAAAAGTATTATGTCACACGCAATGGCTCTTCAATAATTGCCTTTACCTACCCAAAAACAGAAAAAAATTATGTGATGGTTGGGGCACATACCGATTCGCCAAACCTGAAACTCAAGCCAAATCCTGTAATAAAAGAGCATGGTGTGGTGAAATTCGGTGTTGAGCCTTACGGCGGACTGCTCTTAAATCCCTGGTTTGACAGAGATTTGTCTTTAGCGGGTCGGGTAAGTTATCTTGATGCAAACAAGACTTTGCAAAGTATCTTGATTAATGTGCAAAAGCCAATCGCTGTTATTCCATCGCTAGCCATTCATTTGGACGACAAAGCCAACAAAGAGAGAACGGTGAACAAACAGACAGATATCTGTCCGGTTTTGAGCACAAATGAAGATTTTGATTTTGATGAATTTATTAAATGGCAGCTTGCAAACAACGGTATTGGAGATGTCGAAGAAATTTATGCAAGTGAGTTGAGCTTTTATGATACACAAAAAGCAGAATTTGTAGGGCTGCGGAATGATTTTATTGCAAGTGCGCGGCTTGATAATCTGCTGAGTTGTTACACAGGCATGGTTAGTATTTGCAGTGTAAATACAGACAAGCCTATGCTTTTCATCGCAAGTGACCATGAAGAGGTGGGGAGTGAATCGACGAGCGGAGCAGGGGGCAGTTTTTTAGAAAATACCCTGCACAGAATGTTTGATGATTATGAAGAGTATATGCAGATGACAAGAAGCTCTTTGATGATAAGTGCAGACAATGCCCATGCAATTCATCCAAATTACCCGGCAAAACATGACAGCAATCATGCCCCGCATATAAACAAAGGTGTTGTCATAAAAGTCAATGCAAATCAGCGATATGCCTCCAATGACAAAACAATAGCAAAGTTTAAGTATAACGCTTCATTGTTACATGTAAGGCTGCAAAATTTTGTGACAAGAAGCGATATGGGATGTGGCTCCACCATAGGACCCATCACGGCTTCGCGTTTAGGAATAGACACCATAGATGTAGGACTGCCAACCTGGGCAATGCATTCCATACGCGAACTTGCCGGCAGTGATGATGCACATGATTTGTATAAAATTTTGACAGGACTCAGTGCTTAA